In Exiguobacterium sp. 9-2, the genomic window GAAGGTGAACTTCAGACGCCGTTTCATGACTATATTCATGTCAGTCTGACGGATCACCTCGCTCATGCCGTACGGCTAGCACGTGAACAACTCGTCGTGCATAATAGACTAGCAGAAGAGATTCGTCTTTTATATGGACCAGAATATGCGATCGGAGAATGGGCAGTCCTTGAAATCGAACGCGCGTTACAGGTCACCCTCCCTAAAGAAGAAGCAGCGAACATCGCGCTTCACTTATATAATGCACGCCAGACTCATCCGAACATGGCAACTGCTTTGCAGACGGTCACATTACTCAATGAACTGCGTGAACAGATTGAAGTCTTTTTTGGAAAAACGATCGAAACATCGTCGATGACGTACTATCGTTTCTTCACGCATATGAAATTGGTCCTCGCTCGGATCGAACAGGGAGAAACGTTACACGACATGGATGACGTAATTCTATCAGCTGTCAAAACCCGTTATGCAGACGCCTACGCCTGTGCGAATCAGATGGGAGACTGGCTGGCAGTCGAACTCGATACGCGTGTCCCTGAATCAGAAATTGGTTATATGGCTTTACACATTGAACGGATTCGTCCCGACCTTGAAAGGAGTTCTACGTATGAAAATCTTTAGTTTAGGGGAAGCACTGATTGATTTGATTCCTCTTGATGCCGAGAACATGACATTTCAAAAAAATCCTGGGGGTGCTCCTGCCAATGTCTCCGTCGGACTCGCTCGATTAGGCGCAGACAGTTATTTTCTTGGAGCGGTCGGAGATGATTCGATGGGCCACTTCTTGAAAGATACGTTACATCACTATGGCGTCCGCACGGATTACCTCATCCATGATTCAACACAAAAGACAGGTCTTGTCCTCGTCACGAATGGGCAGGATGGCGAGCGGTCATTTGAGTTCATCAATGCGGAACGCGCTGATATGCATTTTCACGAAACACATGTACCAGAGGACTTCGAGTCCGTCGATTTATTACACATCGGCTCTATCTCTTTGATCACTGGTGAAGCCGTCAACGCGACACGAACAGCTATCGCTCGTGCGAAAGCACACCAAGTGCCTGTCTCGTATGATCCGAATTTGCGTGAATCGTTATGGCCAAATCTCGATGAAGCACGGACGACGATCCGGTCCGTCCTACCGGATGCACAAATCGTCAAACTCGCCGAGGAAGAGTTAACGTTTTTAACAGGACAAACAGACCTTGATGACGGGGCTGCCGAATTGTTAGCTGAATACCCGATCCGTCTTCTCGCTATCACGCGTGGAAGTAAAGGGTCGATTCTGTATACGGATCACGCGATGGCTGTCATCGATGCGATTACGGTCGACGCGATTGATACGACAGGAGCTGGGGATGCTTTCATGTCCGGGTTACTCTATCAGTGTGCGTTACGTGATTTTTCATTCGCTTGGTCAGCAGATGAACTTCATGATATCGGACGATTCGCAGCGATTTCAGGTGGGCTTGCTGCTTCCGTCAAAGGTGCAATGGCTGCCTTGCCAACACTTGATGAAGTCGCTCATCGCTTGAGTTAAATCCGTAAAAAAAGACGGAGAGATTCCGGACGCAGTGCCGGAATCTCTCCGTCTTTTTCGTTTGGTTGATGAATCGTTTCTTCCTAAAGAATCGATCAAGGCATATCGATAAATTGTTTGATTTCGTCTAACGCCTCATCTTGTTGCTCTTTTGACGTCAATGGGCTCCTGTTGTCCCCTTTTTGTGGTCCATACATACCAAAGTTCGCATGATTTCCTTGTTTGATTTCATGGAATACCGCATCTTTTCGAACATTCTGCTTACTTTTTTCGATATCAGCGATTGGTAAGACACCATCTTGTCCACCATAGACCGTTAGTGAGGGCACATCAATCGAATCAATCGGATAGGATGCGAGGAAGATGATTCCTTTAATCTTCGAATGTTGTTCGACGATTGTCGAAGCCGCGCTTCCACCTAGTGAATGCCCGATCAGATACCACTTTTTGACCTGCGGATATTCCTCGACGATATCGAGTCCTTCGTTTGCATCGAGCAAGGCAATCCGAAACGGTAGCTTCGGTATGATGACAAAATGTCCATCTTTCGCTAGTTGATTACCATAATAACTGTAAGCAGCTGCATCGACTTTTGCCCCTTGAT contains:
- a CDS encoding PRD domain-containing protein, giving the protein MSVRKALRSLYNKEKTGKEDVRLIIHKILNNNAVVVKENGQERIIMGPGIAFGKKKKDPIQATKIEKMFIPSFENAEQFKEILTTTPLEIIDLSERIISHAEGELQTPFHDYIHVSLTDHLAHAVRLAREQLVVHNRLAEEIRLLYGPEYAIGEWAVLEIERALQVTLPKEEAANIALHLYNARQTHPNMATALQTVTLLNELREQIEVFFGKTIETSSMTYYRFFTHMKLVLARIEQGETLHDMDDVILSAVKTRYADAYACANQMGDWLAVELDTRVPESEIGYMALHIERIRPDLERSSTYENL
- a CDS encoding carbohydrate kinase family protein encodes the protein MKIFSLGEALIDLIPLDAENMTFQKNPGGAPANVSVGLARLGADSYFLGAVGDDSMGHFLKDTLHHYGVRTDYLIHDSTQKTGLVLVTNGQDGERSFEFINAERADMHFHETHVPEDFESVDLLHIGSISLITGEAVNATRTAIARAKAHQVPVSYDPNLRESLWPNLDEARTTIRSVLPDAQIVKLAEEELTFLTGQTDLDDGAAELLAEYPIRLLAITRGSKGSILYTDHAMAVIDAITVDAIDTTGAGDAFMSGLLYQCALRDFSFAWSADELHDIGRFAAISGGLAASVKGAMAALPTLDEVAHRLS
- a CDS encoding alpha/beta hydrolase, with the translated sequence MKKWSKRILGTIVAVLALLVFAFMIWAQFDYDASQQATSYVETETPRELTFGKETSDVGFIFYQGAKVDAAAYSYYGNQLAKDGHFVIIPKLPFRIALLDANEGLDIVEEYPQVKKWYLIGHSLGGSAASTIVEQHSKIKGIIFLASYPIDSIDVPSLTVYGGQDGVLPIADIEKSKQNVRKDAVFHEIKQGNHANFGMYGPQKGDNRSPLTSKEQQDEALDEIKQFIDMP